AGAGGGGCTCGAGGGGATGAGTCATGGGgttgattgtttttgtttattttttggagGTTGAGCATGTtgcctactttttttttttttttttttttttcccttgggggggggggggggggggggggtctcaCCCTGCCTCAGTCTGGACAGAACCGGGTACTTAATTTCAATCTAATCATACAAGCTAATCCACATTAATTCTCATTACAGCTAGGCTGTCAgacttaaagtgtttgttttgtttaagcAGTGCAACAGTCACTTACTCATTCATCTACAGTAGTGGAATTATTGCTCTGAAATACAGCAAGGGGCTGTTGAGGAAAATAAACTGGTTCTCCTGGTGGTATTGCATTAATCTGGAACTCATGGTGCAATCTCAACATCTGAGCCAAAACATTAGACTTCAAATGCCCAAGGCCTGCAagcatttcattttctgttaattTTTGCGTTTAGATAATTATTCATAGTATTCACTTCCTCCTTATGTCCTGTCAAGTGGTATGTTTATTGTTGGTAGACAAAGTCATTCGCCGTCAGTGTATCAGGCACCTAAAAGAGCATTATTTTTGCAACATTGTACTTTTTCTCTTACTGGTGAAATTTGGGATAGAATTAGGTTGATGAGGACCAATGCgtagccacttttatttgtgtgttaatTCCTTTGTTGCATGCCTGAAGGCATGGGCATAGATTAAGTGAGTGCGTTTCAAATATCATTTGGGACAATAGCTGTGCAAACTCAATAATGTAAATGTGATTAAGGCTTGggtttaatcttgtaaatgtgaTGAAATGAGCTCAAGTGAAGTAGGTCTAAGTGCTCTGCTGCTGATTGCTAGAGTGAGAATGCCCCCTTCTGGCTGTAAGCcattaaaacaaacagtttgtCATAATGGTGATAGTAAACAAGagagaaacaacaataacaaaatgtgCCATAGGAAACTGTGTTGACATTGATTGTCCATCTCCTACCTACAGACACAACACCAAAGCACCAGTCACAGTCCAGTCTGGGTCAGAAGGGAACGCCAAACTCTGCATCTAAAACCAAAGACAAAGTGAACAAACGGAATGAGAGGGGAGAGACTCGGCTACACAGAGCAGCAATCCGTGGAGAGGTACGCCGCATCAAGGAGCTCATCAGCGAGGGAGCTGATGTGAATGTAAAAGACTTTGCAGGTGAGAGGCTTTTTGCATAGACCGTCCTTTACTTTGTGCATGTAGCGCTGTATATTCATTCATATGCTGTGTACACACCTCACAGAGTACATCTTCTCATTTTTAGGCTGGACTGCATTGCATGAGGCGTGCAACAGGGGGTATTATGATGTGGCCAAGCAGCTGCTGGCAGCCGGAGCAGAGGTCAACACAAAGGGTTTGGATGACGACACCCCTCTACACGATGCATCCAACAATGGACATTTcaaggtaaaagaaaaaatgcacAGTCACTAAAGGCATTAATACATTTCATAAACTCCATAAGGCAAAACAATAGATTTAGTTATCATAAGACTCTGAAAATGGAAAAGCAAATGGTGGCAGAGTGTCAGTTTCTAGATCACCCTGGCTGCCTGTCAAGCTCATCCACAAAGCTTGTGGTACATTAACTTTATAACCTTTGACCTCTAAAGTCTGAATCATAAGGGAACTTCATATTATCATCTCATAAACTGCAATTTATATTAATGAAATGTcttatttaatttgtttcagGTGGTTAAGCTACTTTTACGGTATGGAGGGGACCCACGTCAAAGCAACAGGAGAGGTGAAACGGCGTTAAAGGTTGCCAACTCTCCAACTATGTTGAATCTATTGCTGGGGAAAGGCACTTACACTTCAAGTGAAGAAAGTTCATCAGGTATTAAATCCTCCAGTCACTcaattgaattttggtcacaGATTATGCAAGTAATTATTTTAGATTGAGCTGCAAGTGTTTGATTAAATGTGTATTGACCGTGCCTCTTTGTGCTTTCCGCAGAATCTTCGGAGGAGGAAGATGCCCCCTCGTTTGCCCCGTCCAGCTCTGTTGATGGCAATAACacagactcagagtttgagAAGCTGAAGCTGAAAGGAAAAACCATAGACCCTCCTAAATCTGCTGTCACACCCGTCAAAGATGAATACGAATTCGACGAGGATGACGAGGAGGAACGTGTTCCtcctgtggacgataaacaccTCTTGAAAAAAGACTTCCGTAAGGACCCGGTCACCAAGGCCAACAGCTTCATCTCCATACCCAAGATGGAGGTCAAAACTTATTCCAAAAGCAACTCGCTCACACCAAAGAAAACTGTCAGGCGGATCATCTCTGACAGTAACAGTTCAGATGAGGATGATAGGACGTGTTTCACGGCAGCACCTACGCCACGGCAACAAGCCCAGCAAACAAATACCAAGACTAGAGACTCTGGCAGCATGAGCtctaaacaacaaaaagacaagaataaagtcaaaaaGAAGCGGAAGAAGGAGAGTaaaaataatgtcagtaaaGAAGTGAGGTTTGGTAAAGTCAATGACAAGTTCTGTACATCTGACTCTGATTGTGGAGATATGGAGAGTGAGGATGATAAGGGCTCAAACAGTATAAAGGACTCCTCTGCAACGAGCCTGAAAGACTCCACTGGCTTTAatgcatcctcctcctcttcccatgGAAACTTGAACTCTCAGAAACAAGTCCCGTCATTAGCAGAACAGCATCCAAAGCAGTGGAGGACAGATGGCTGGAAGACCGTGTCATCTCCTACATGGTCAGACGTCAGTTCTCTCTCAGATTCAGTCAGAACAAGACTGTCCAGTGAGTCGGACTACTCCTCTGCTGATTCCAGCATAGAGTCAGTAAAACAAGTTAAGAGGAAAGCACAGGAGAACAAAAAGAAGAATAACAATGTGCACAGTAGCACGGTAGACAAGAAAAATTCAGAGCTCTTTAAAAACTCCAATGCAGACAGTGCGGTCTCCAAAACTGATGGAGATGGCAAAGTGCTGAAAAAGCATAAAGTGAAGCACAAGCacaaaaataaggaaaaggACAAAGCCCCCAGTCTAGTGCTCAATCAAGATATGAATGAGAAATTTGTCAAGAGCTATTCTTTTGATTTTGACGATTCAAGGCAGAAGTCCTTAATTGTCGAGTCAGAATCGCCAGCTGAGAGCAAGGTCAAGTTATCCAAACACGAAAAAGACCATTCGAAAAAGGAGGACAGGCTTTCGAAAAGTAAGTCTGAGGATAAGGATTGGTCATCTGGAAAAGATCTGCACAGAACagcaaaagaggagaaaaataagaaaacaaaggaCTCCACCAAGGACAAGACAAataaggaggagagggagaagccTGTAAAGTCTGACAAGGATAGAAACGtcaaggagaaggagaagcccaAGGAGGATAAACAGAAGGCTcacaaagaggagaaaaagaaaaagtccaaGGAAAAGTCCTCAAAGATGGACAGAAAAAGTgagcagaaagaggaaaaacatctaAAAGTGGACAAGGAGAAAAACACcaaggaggaaaaggagaaatGCAAAAAAGACAAAGCACAGAAGGAAGAGTCTGAGTATGAAGGTTATGACGTAAACAACCGTTTCCTCAACTTAGAGGACACGAAGCTCAGTGCCTCAGATGACCATCATGACAGATGGGGATCTGAGATGTCCTCTGACTCCTCCCTCTGTGGAGATGACAGCTGGGACGCTCCAGTCTCCTATAAGGAATACAAAGCCAACAACGCTGTTAAACTAATTGTCGAGACCGTTAAGGAAGAGACaaggaggaaagaaaacaaagtcaAGGACAAAAAATCAGATCACAATGAGAAAAGATCAGAGAAAGAAGCCACTTCTAAGAAGAAAGACAAGGATTCCTCAGAAAagacaaatgaaaagaaaaaggactggtcagaaaaacaaaaattaaactcCAGTCACTCcgttgaaaaagaaaagaagcggAAGGAGTCCACAGAAACGgtcaaagacaaaaaagacaagGACTCTTTAGACAACAGCCGAGACCGTAAAGACTCATATGACTTCATGAAGGAAAGAAAGGACATAAAAATCAAGCAGGAATCCATAAGAGATGAATATGGCAATGATACTTTCTTCAAAGAAATTGATGCTGTTGGTAAATCGTGTGACAGAGAAAGAAACCACTCtggaaaggaaaaagaaaagaagggcGAGGGTATTGAAAAGCGAGAAAAGACTAAAGCTGACAAgcacaaagagaaaataaaagacagaggAGCTGATCAGGAGAAGGATAAAAGTGAGAAAAGCTCTACAGAAAAAACTGTCAAGGAAAAGGACACAGACCGAGGCACCAAAGACAAGAAGGAGGGagtcaaagacaaacacaaagagtCTCATGGCAAAGACAAAGATCGAAAGTTGTCTTCAGAACAGACCAAGGACAAGAAAGAAAAGGCCTCCCAAGACAAACACGCTGACAGGGAGAAGGATTTCTTAGAGgtaaagaaagaggagagaaaacctGAGAAAATCCGGGAGAAAACGTGGTACAAGATAGCTGACATCTTCACTGATgagagtgatgatgatgatgacagctATAATGGTGGTGTTGCACTTGTGTCTGACTCCATCAGAAAAGACTCAACACCTGATCAGGACGAGCTGGATCACTTCCCCtcagagaaaataagaaaatcttCTGCAGAGGCTAAACATAACACAGAAAAGGCAAAGGACAAAGAAcacaaggagaagaagaaagaaaaggccACATTTGACACAGGTAAAGAGAGGAAAGGCTCCctagagaaacacaacaaagacaagaaAGACTCTGTTGATGCAAAACacaaggaaagaaaagacagaatgtCAGTGGACTCAAATcaggagaagaaaaacaagCTGAAGCTACTGGACAAAAGGGACACCAGTGAGGAAAAGACAAAGACTAAATATAAGGACAAGCTGGACCATTCAAAGGAAAGGAAACCCTCAAAAGGCACTGGTGAGAATGAGAAGTCCCTCTTAGAAAAACTCGAGGAGGAAGCTATGAATGACTACAAGGATGACTCCAATGACAAGAACAGTGAAATCTCTTCAGACAGTTTCACTGACAGAGGTCACGAGCCAGTCCTCACTACGTACTATGACTCCATCAGCTTGACTGATGTGACTGAGGACAGGAGAGACTCCCTGTCCATATCTACACCCCAGGACAAGTTCAGGGAGAAAGAAAGGCATCGACAttcctcttcatcctcatccAAGAAAAGCCATGACAAGGACAAAGAAAAGGTCAAGAAGGACAAAGGAGACAAACGTGACAAGACAGAGGAGATCAGAGAGTCCTACAGCCGCAGAGAGAGTCTACCTTTTGAGAAAGAGCCCATGCCTCTAGAGGCAGACCCTTACACATTCCCATACGGAGGTAAGGGTGACGGCGATGACGACTTTGATAAAACATTGGaatttgaaaaagaaatgtcCAAAAAGGACAAAGATAAAGCAACCGGTGTAATCAGTGACAGGACAAAGgacaaaaagaagaaggagaaacacaaggaaaaaaTAAAGGAGGAGAAGAATAAGTACATCGATGGCTTTGGGTCATTCAAACACTCCAAAGAGGATGTGAAGTCAGGGTTGAAAGATAGCCCACAGGTCACCGTCCTGAAAGACCGGTCAAAAGAAGACAGTCCTAAATTTGAcatgaaaaaagacagaagTCGGGATGCTATGGAGAAAGACAACAGAATGGACCATAGTAAATCTAAAGCTAaggatgaaaatgaaaagcTCACTCAATCCAAAGACACCGTGAGGAAAGATAATCGTCCACGTGAAAAACTTTTGGTGGATGGTGATTATCAGATGACAAGTTTTGGTCAGATGTTGAGTCTCAAAGACCAGGAGATTGAAGAGCGccacaagagacacaaagaaaggATGAAGCAGATGGAGAAGCTGAGACCCAAGTCAGGGGACCCTAAACTCAAGGACAAGACCAAGTCCACAGAGGAAGTACGGAAAAACCGCAATGAGCTATCATCAAAGAAATCTAACAGTCTGGAGTCTGGTCTTAAAGAGAAGAAGCTGAAGGATGTCGGTCTTCCGGCCCAAATGATGTCCCCGAGCAGGAAGTTCCAGCCCACTGACAGCCAGAACTCAAAGGACTGGCTGGCTGGCCACCAAATGAAGGAGAACCTCCCTGCCTCTCCCAGGCCAGATCAAAACAGACCGACTGGTGTCCCCACGCCAACATCTGTCATCTCCTGCCCCAGTTTTGAGGAAGTAATGCAGACTCCACGTACGCCGTCTTGTAGTGCAGAGGATTACCCTGACATTATGTTGGATGGGCTGGACTGCCAGAACTCGTCAGCTATGACAATGTCGATGAACGCCTGCTCTCCATCCTTCTTTGAAAGGTATTAAAACCTACAAATgtactgttttattattttacagggTTCCCACAATCATGAAATTCCTgtaaaaattatgaaaatagAAAACTGTGATTCAGGCCTGGAAATGGTGTGGAATTAATTGGTGAAGTTTTAAACATACATTGTTATggctgttttttaaaacatgttcaGACTAGACTGGCACCACGTCATCGCCCAGGGTGTACCTCCTTTTGGGGAAACAGGCAGTCACAGAAAATGACAAATAGCTGTTGTGTAGCAGGTTAACCAAGGCTGTAACACTGAAATTTGAGGCATCTGAGATAGATGaatattcactgtcagtgtggtaAATTGCTAAATGTTGCTGACAGTTAGTACTGATggatagctaacgttagcttgagtgggaggcttttaacatgTCAGTTATTTACAATCAACACTTAACCTAGCGATACCTACTGATTCAGGCCTACACATTTTAAACTACTCAACTAAAGTCATGAGAATAGGGTCAAATATTATGGGAAAGTCTTGAAACGCCAATGGTAAAATTTTGGGAACCCTGATTTTAACTTTGGTACTCTGTTGAATGTGACATTTTCttatgttttgtctttctgttgtcCACCCAGCAGGTACTCAAACTCCCAGAGTTTCCAGGAGGGCACGTGTCCTACCCCTGCGAAAAACCTCCAGCTGCCACTTGTAAGCCGTTCTGCGTCTTCTGACGTCCGCAGGCCTCTGGAGGAAGAGTTCAAGGCTGAGGCTGACAAGTTTCTTCGACAGCAGAGTGATCCAGCAGCTGAATTTGATCCGTCACCTTCCTCCCAACCTCTAGAGGACAAAGCAGCAACTGTGGATAGACTGGAGTGCCTGCCTTCTCCCTATTTCTCCCCAATTAGAATGTTGTCCCCTCGACGGGAGCCAGTCCATCCAACACCAGATGTGGCTGCACCAACTCTTGCTGGCACTGAGGGCAATGAACACCTTCCTGACAGTGTGTACAACAGTTTCTTGCCCAAACCCTCTACACCAGTTCACAGGCCAGACCCCCAGGAGCCCTGCTTCGACATCGCTGCACCACCGACCCCAGCTCCTGCTGCTTTGCCACCCCTGGACATTGATGATATCTCTGAGCCTCACCACAGTGAGCCTAACCTGGTCCTATCGGATCTTCCCTCTGTCACTGAGGAACAggagcaggaagaggaagaggaggaggaggaggaggaggaggaggatgaagaagaggaggaggactttGAGGAAGATGGTGATCTGGATGAGAGAGCTGATGGAGACCACTGCGCAGTGGAGGAGCCGGAGCAAACAAGGGAGCCATGTTCCTTCTCCCCTCCAGTTGAGGACCCTCTCAGGAAGAGCTGGCCTGCAGAGTCTCCAGACCGGCAGGAGCCAGAGGTCCAGGAGCTCTCCCCGGCACACCCTGCACCCAACCATGTAGAGAACTGTTTTGATCACAGCATGGGTTGGAACCCTGATATGGACCTTAAATCTCCCCACAGGACTTACGGGGAGATAGAGGCTGCCGTCTCCAAAATAACCAGTCCATACCATTCAGACAGTGAGATGCAGCACTTGTCTGGACACCACTCGGTCACTCCCCCTTATGCTACATGGAATAGGTGGCACAAAGAGGAACCAGAGGACTTTGATGAGGAGAAGGGTGCTGTGGCTGAGATCCCCTCTCCAGAGAGGCCTGACACAGCTATTGATGAGGAACCCAACTATTTAAACACCTCATCATCCTCCAATAGGCTAGAGTCTTTCTTCCAAGAATGTAACAAGCCTGGCATAGAGGAGAGTCAGCAGATGGACACTGAGACAACATGTGACGAaccagacagcagacagaccaCGCACAGCTTCAGTGCTACCACTGAAAGCCACATGGCTCCAGCTGTGGGTCCTGAGCCTGTGGTGCCGTGGGCAGACCCATTCTCAGCTGATGCAGATGAGCTGGATGACCTTGGACCGTTCTCCTTGCCTGACTTACCACTACCAGACAAGGCAGAAGAAGCTGAGTCTCGAGATCCAGAACTAAATGAGCACAAGACTGTGCCGTCTCACATTAGACATACCATTACGGACAGGGACGACCCAGACATAATGGAGGTGGACCTACCAAGCCTAGCTAAGACTTCATGCCCTGCTGGAGACTTAGGTTTACCTACAGGACGAGACTTACTTGAACCATCACCACATGCCAACTTCCAGCAAGAGTTGGACCCTGAGCCTCAGAGTCTGCCAGTTAACAGCTCTCTGTCTCTAACACAGCAGGGCGGCATGTTGGAAAGAAAAGGACCTTATGGAGGACCTGATGAGTCGGAACCCAGCATGTTGTACTCACCTGTGAAATCAGATGCCAGTCAGCAGCATCACATACCGATCCACTCCCTCACCGAGTCGTTGCAGTTACCCATGGAGTCAGTATCTGCTGTCAAGTCAGAGgtgagacaggaggagatgtcTGAGCCCGTAGCAGAATCTGTGTCATGCAGTCCTCTTCCTCAGCTCCCAGTGGCAGTCACCCTCTCCAGCACAGTGGAACTACCAGACACTCAGGAGACTACATCCAAGCTAACGCCGGTAACCCTGACCACTGTTTCCGCCACTGTAGATATCCCCAAGAAGGTGGATGAAATCCCTCAAAGGATGACCCGCAATCGCGCCAAGAACaatccctctgctgctgctgtccctgCTACCTCCAGCATAATAACCTCGTCTGCCACTGCCACCCCTGTAACGACCAGTCCAACAGTGACCATTAACCCGATTCCTACTAGAACGCCGACACCCACCTCAGCCTCTTCCTTCCCAGCTctgaagaaagacaaagaatcTGTGCTCACTGTCTCCTCTAACACAACCCCAGCAGTGTCTGTACCTGCTCCTGTGACAACTCCCGCGCCAGTGGTTATCAGCAGGACGACAAAAGGTCGCTCTCTCCCCGTGGACGAAGAGGAATCTCAGACCCAGCACCCACGGAAGAGGAAATTTCCACGTTCTGCTGGGCAGCAGGTCCAGGTCCAGCTGGTGAGCACAGCCATGCAGCAGACCAGGGAAATGATTCAACAGACTTTGGCTGTGGTGGTCAATGCCATCAAGCTGGACGATATCGAGCCCTACCACAGCGACCGTTCCAACCCGTACTTTGAGTACCTGCAGATCAGGAAGAAGATTGAGGAAAAGAGGAAGATTCTGTGCTACATCACCCCACAGGCACCACAGTGTTACGCTGAATATGTGACCTACACCGGCTCCTACCTGCTGGATGGCAAACCCCTCAGCAAGCTTCACATCCCTGTGGTAAGTTATGGTGTCTTTACTGTGTTCCCTCATGATAAAGCTGAAGCAGTTAGTAGGTTTAAAGCAGGTTAATTCTGGTAACGTGTAACTTAACGGCAGTAAAGCATTTCAAAAGATATACATGgctaaataaaatgttaacaaagCTTGTACTGTTTGTTGTAACAGAGGTCAGAATGTATTAAAAACTATGTTGTGTTTGCACATCAGATTGCCCCACCTCCATCGCTGTCAGAACCGCTGAAAGAGCTCTTCAGACAACAGGAGGCAGTGAGAGGGAAGCTCAGGTTGCAGCACAGCATAGAGCGGGTAAGAAATACactttttctgctttttctttatCCTTAATTCACTCTGCTCCTTTCTGTTACACATACagcaacacacatgcacacagaacaCCATGAGCACTTCTTTGATGAAAGATCAAAGCTTGTATTTGATAGAAATGCAAGTGAAATCTGCATACCCCTGACTTCTAGGCTGAGCCAAAATGAATTGCGGGCACAAATCTATTTCATCTCTCTCGTTAATTAGGTGATGACAATTTCTGTGAGACATATGTAGCGGCTTTGTTGATCAAGACCCATCTCTACTAACATCACCAGCCAGCCCACCAGTTAGCCTGACGCCCAACTGTATGTCACATAttaattttctttctctcttttgcttACTGTCCACAGGAGAAGCTGATTGTTTCATGTGAGCAGGAGGTTTTAAGGGTCCACTGCAGGGCAGCCAGGACGATAGCCAATCAGGCTGTGCCATTCAGCGCCTGCACCATGCTGTTGGACTCTGAAGTGTACAATATGCCATCAGAGAGCCAGGTAGGAAATATTGAAGTACACACTTGATCGTCAAGtcaattaaacattttatttgaggCAGACAATTATTACATAACCCATTACTTAATAAATTTTGTAACTTGATGTGTGTTCTCAGGGTGATGAGAACAAATCGGTGAGAGATCGCTTCAACGCTCGGCAGTTCATTTCCTGGATCCAGGATGTGGACGATAAATATGACCGCATGAAGGTAAAAATCAGCTCTCTGCAGTTATTTAATGTCTTTGGTTAAAGGGATTGATACTTTTGATTGAACAGTAAAGGTAGATAACATGACaactccccaaaagtgaagctaaAACATCTTGATCGAAGCCTGatgtataggtcataaaccccgccccctccacgTTAACATATGGGATAcgggccaaactaaaaagacAAATTAGACGTCAAATATCTGTTTCCCAAAGATGGTCTCTTTTATTTTGGGCAGTTCTTATGACGCTGATATATGTTCAAAAATGGGTTTGAAGACATGATTGACTGCTGTGTGTGCCAGCTGGTGTGCTCGGCTGCTCGGAGTTGGTCAGACAGGTGTATAGGCGAGAACTTGATACCGCTGAGGTTGCTACTGTGCAGAGTCTGGCTTCAAATTACACCACCAGCTCAAGATGGCAGTGCccatatccaggatattttggcttcatttttgtacagtagaAGGAAGTGGAGAGGCGTTATCCTTCTTTATATAGTGTGTTTcactttatgttgttgtttaccATAATCTTGTGTATTTACCAAGTGGATTTATGCCATGTTTCTTCTCCCCCAGACATGTTTGTTGATGCGGCAACAGCACGAGGCAGCAGCCCTCAATGCAGTTCAAAGGATGGAGTGGCAGTTGAAGGTCCAGGAGCTGGACCCGGCAGGGCACAAGTCCCTCTGCGTCAACGAAGTTCCCTCCTTCTACGTGCCAATGGTCGATGTCAACGACGACTTTGTCCTGCTGCCCGCATGACACACCTGCGCTCACAGATTAAGAGCAAACTTTGTCTGAATCACTTCTTCTCAAAGAGACTTCGTTGAACAGAACGAATGGAAAGGGCTAGCAAGTTTTGAAAGAGGACTTTAGACAGGAAAAAATTATATTCTATAGAAAAAGAGTAAAGATGAAAAACTTGCTCTGGATTCCCTTCCGTGAAGAAGGAAACATGTT
The Epinephelus lanceolatus isolate andai-2023 chromosome 2, ASM4190304v1, whole genome shotgun sequence DNA segment above includes these coding regions:
- the ankrd11 gene encoding ankyrin repeat domain-containing protein 11 isoform X1 — protein: MPKGGGSKTPQLDHFPLNTDMVEKQGGKKDKVLSNKTPKLDRSDGVKEMKEKAPKRKLPFTAGANGDQKDSDSEKPGPERKRIKKEPTNTRKAGLPFGMGMPGIRAGYPLSERQQVALLMQMTAEESVNSPDTTPKHQSQSSLGQKGTPNSASKTKDKVNKRNERGETRLHRAAIRGEVRRIKELISEGADVNVKDFAGWTALHEACNRGYYDVAKQLLAAGAEVNTKGLDDDTPLHDASNNGHFKVVKLLLRYGGDPRQSNRRGETALKVANSPTMLNLLLGKGTYTSSEESSSESSEEEDAPSFAPSSSVDGNNTDSEFEKLKLKGKTIDPPKSAVTPVKDEYEFDEDDEEERVPPVDDKHLLKKDFRKDPVTKANSFISIPKMEVKTYSKSNSLTPKKTVRRIISDSNSSDEDDRTCFTAAPTPRQQAQQTNTKTRDSGSMSSKQQKDKNKVKKKRKKESKNNVSKEVRFGKVNDKFCTSDSDCGDMESEDDKGSNSIKDSSATSLKDSTGFNASSSSSHGNLNSQKQVPSLAEQHPKQWRTDGWKTVSSPTWSDVSSLSDSVRTRLSSESDYSSADSSIESVKQVKRKAQENKKKNNNVHSSTVDKKNSELFKNSNADSAVSKTDGDGKVLKKHKVKHKHKNKEKDKAPSLVLNQDMNEKFVKSYSFDFDDSRQKSLIVESESPAESKVKLSKHEKDHSKKEDRLSKSKSEDKDWSSGKDLHRTAKEEKNKKTKDSTKDKTNKEEREKPVKSDKDRNVKEKEKPKEDKQKAHKEEKKKKSKEKSSKMDRKSEQKEEKHLKVDKEKNTKEEKEKCKKDKAQKEESEYEGYDVNNRFLNLEDTKLSASDDHHDRWGSEMSSDSSLCGDDSWDAPVSYKEYKANNAVKLIVETVKEETRRKENKVKDKKSDHNEKRSEKEATSKKKDKDSSEKTNEKKKDWSEKQKLNSSHSVEKEKKRKESTETVKDKKDKDSLDNSRDRKDSYDFMKERKDIKIKQESIRDEYGNDTFFKEIDAVGKSCDRERNHSGKEKEKKGEGIEKREKTKADKHKEKIKDRGADQEKDKSEKSSTEKTVKEKDTDRGTKDKKEGVKDKHKESHGKDKDRKLSSEQTKDKKEKASQDKHADREKDFLEVKKEERKPEKIREKTWYKIADIFTDESDDDDDSYNGGVALVSDSIRKDSTPDQDELDHFPSEKIRKSSAEAKHNTEKAKDKEHKEKKKEKATFDTGKERKGSLEKHNKDKKDSVDAKHKERKDRMSVDSNQEKKNKLKLLDKRDTSEEKTKTKYKDKLDHSKERKPSKGTGENEKSLLEKLEEEAMNDYKDDSNDKNSEISSDSFTDRGHEPVLTTYYDSISLTDVTEDRRDSLSISTPQDKFREKERHRHSSSSSSKKSHDKDKEKVKKDKGDKRDKTEEIRESYSRRESLPFEKEPMPLEADPYTFPYGGKGDGDDDFDKTLEFEKEMSKKDKDKATGVISDRTKDKKKKEKHKEKIKEEKNKYIDGFGSFKHSKEDVKSGLKDSPQVTVLKDRSKEDSPKFDMKKDRSRDAMEKDNRMDHSKSKAKDENEKLTQSKDTVRKDNRPREKLLVDGDYQMTSFGQMLSLKDQEIEERHKRHKERMKQMEKLRPKSGDPKLKDKTKSTEEVRKNRNELSSKKSNSLESGLKEKKLKDVGLPAQMMSPSRKFQPTDSQNSKDWLAGHQMKENLPASPRPDQNRPTGVPTPTSVISCPSFEEVMQTPRTPSCSAEDYPDIMLDGLDCQNSSAMTMSMNACSPSFFESRYSNSQSFQEGTCPTPAKNLQLPLVSRSASSDVRRPLEEEFKAEADKFLRQQSDPAAEFDPSPSSQPLEDKAATVDRLECLPSPYFSPIRMLSPRREPVHPTPDVAAPTLAGTEGNEHLPDSVYNSFLPKPSTPVHRPDPQEPCFDIAAPPTPAPAALPPLDIDDISEPHHSEPNLVLSDLPSVTEEQEQEEEEEEEEEEEEDEEEEEDFEEDGDLDERADGDHCAVEEPEQTREPCSFSPPVEDPLRKSWPAESPDRQEPEVQELSPAHPAPNHVENCFDHSMGWNPDMDLKSPHRTYGEIEAAVSKITSPYHSDSEMQHLSGHHSVTPPYATWNRWHKEEPEDFDEEKGAVAEIPSPERPDTAIDEEPNYLNTSSSSNRLESFFQECNKPGIEESQQMDTETTCDEPDSRQTTHSFSATTESHMAPAVGPEPVVPWADPFSADADELDDLGPFSLPDLPLPDKAEEAESRDPELNEHKTVPSHIRHTITDRDDPDIMEVDLPSLAKTSCPAGDLGLPTGRDLLEPSPHANFQQELDPEPQSLPVNSSLSLTQQGGMLERKGPYGGPDESEPSMLYSPVKSDASQQHHIPIHSLTESLQLPMESVSAVKSEVRQEEMSEPVAESVSCSPLPQLPVAVTLSSTVELPDTQETTSKLTPVTLTTVSATVDIPKKVDEIPQRMTRNRAKNNPSAAAVPATSSIITSSATATPVTTSPTVTINPIPTRTPTPTSASSFPALKKDKESVLTVSSNTTPAVSVPAPVTTPAPVVISRTTKGRSLPVDEEESQTQHPRKRKFPRSAGQQVQVQLVSTAMQQTREMIQQTLAVVVNAIKLDDIEPYHSDRSNPYFEYLQIRKKIEEKRKILCYITPQAPQCYAEYVTYTGSYLLDGKPLSKLHIPVIAPPPSLSEPLKELFRQQEAVRGKLRLQHSIEREKLIVSCEQEVLRVHCRAARTIANQAVPFSACTMLLDSEVYNMPSESQGDENKSVRDRFNARQFISWIQDVDDKYDRMKTCLLMRQQHEAAALNAVQRMEWQLKVQELDPAGHKSLCVNEVPSFYVPMVDVNDDFVLLPA